The genomic region GGCACGGATTTCAAGATCAAGGTCACCGGAAAAGTCAGGGTCCCACTTCTCGACCGGCGCAGGACCGCGTTTGCGCGTCCCGGCACGTTCAACAAGTGCCTTAAGGCCGGAAAGCTTGTCATTGCCGGAAACCGGGTCCGTAGCGCCCGATGATGCAGCTTTCCCTGATTCTGCCATTCTCTTTATCCAGTATTGTCCCGCCGGTACTTGTAAATCCGGCTTGCCGCACAAACCGGTGGTAACAAAGTGTTCAACACATATCGAGCGTTCTGCCGAAAATAGCGTTCACCAACCGTTTCGCAAGTATGGCATATTGCAATGACGGAGCGCCAAACTACCATGCGGAAAGCCACCGCCGAATCTGATGCCAGCAGGAAGGACAAACCATGAGTGCTGTAGACCCCAAGGCAGGACGCGAAGCCGGCAATTCCAAAGCCGTAATCGAGGCTGCCGAGACAGCGGTTGCCGACATTGCCAAGGCAAGGAAGGAAACGGCGAAAGTCATCTTCGGCCAGGAAACGGTCGTCGAACGGGCAATGGTCACCATCCTTTCGGGCGGTCACGGCTTGCTGGTCGGCCTGCCGGGCCTTGCCAAGACCAAGCTGGTCGATACGCTTGGCACCGTGCTCGGCATCCAGGCTGCCCGTGTCCAGTTCACCCCCGACCTGATGCCGTCCGATATTCTGGGTTCGGAAATCCTGCAGCAGGACGATGACGGCAAACGTTCCTTCCGCTTCGCCAAGGGACCGGTCTTCACCCAGCTTCTGATGGCCGACGAAATCAACCGCGCCAGCCCGCGAACCCAGGCAGCCCTGTTGCAGGCAATGCAGGAATATCATGTGACCATCGCCGGCCAACGCTACGACCTGCCGGCGCCGTTTCACGTTCTGGCAACACAAAACCCGCTCGAGCAGGAAGGCACCTATCCGCTTCCCGAAGCCCAGCTCGACCGGTTTTTGATGCAGATTGATGTTCACTATCCCGACATGGAGTCCGAGCGACGAATTCTGCTGGAGACGACCGGCGCCAAGGAAGCCGCTGCCAAGCCGGTGCTCAAT from Salaquimonas pukyongi harbors:
- a CDS encoding AAA family ATPase translates to MSAVDPKAGREAGNSKAVIEAAETAVADIAKARKETAKVIFGQETVVERAMVTILSGGHGLLVGLPGLAKTKLVDTLGTVLGIQAARVQFTPDLMPSDILGSEILQQDDDGKRSFRFAKGPVFTQLLMADEINRASPRTQAALLQAMQEYHVTIAGQRYDLPAPFHVLATQNPLEQEGTYPLPEAQLDRFLMQIDVHYPDMESERRILLETTGAKEAAAKPVLNAKRLQEMQALVRRIPVGESVVNAILELVRSARPGASDRPMNKYISWGPGPRASQALMLTARARALLDGRLSPSVDDVLALAEPVLQHRMQLSFSARAEKVSVRDVIADIRSAIG